The Bubalus kerabau isolate K-KA32 ecotype Philippines breed swamp buffalo chromosome X, PCC_UOA_SB_1v2, whole genome shotgun sequence genome has a segment encoding these proteins:
- the LOC129640093 gene encoding late histone H2B.L4-like, whose product MPAPGPLLQYIKPLADFHDLKSKWSYLVQPSVQLLKSYSVYVYKVLKQVHLDTGMSSKAMGIMNSFVNHIFERIAGEASCLVHYNKRSTITSREIQTAVCLLLPGELAKHAMSEGTKAVTKYTSSK is encoded by the exons ATGCCAGCCCCAGGACCTCTTCTTCAGTATATTAAGCCACTGGCAGATTTCCATGACTTAAAA AGCAAGTGGAGCTATTTGGTCCAGCCTTCAGTCCAGCTACTGAAGAGCTACTCCGTGTATGtgtacaaggtgctgaagcaagtCCATCTGGACACCGGCATGTCGTCCAAGGCCAtgggaatcatgaactccttcgtcAACCACATTTTCGAGCGCATCGCTGGCGAGGCATCATGCCTGGTGCATTACAACAAGCGCTCGactatcacatccagggagatccagactGCCGTGtgcttgctgctacctggggagctggccaagcatGCCATGTccgagggcactaaggctgtcaccaagtataccagctccaagtaa